The nucleotide sequence TGTGGAGTGTGGATATGAACGGGAAAGTCAATGGAGCAGTGGATATCTGTAGGGACAACAAGACATCACATAAATTGGAAACACTTGTGAACCTTTCGGATCCAGTCATAGCAAATATTTTTGATGCCAAGGCTTGTTCATGGGCATTCGGCATGAACATATTTGACCTGCAGGAGTGGAGAAGACGAGGTTTAACAGGAAGTTACCACCACTGGAAGCAACTAGTAAGTAGTATTGCTTGTATGTTTCTTGTTCTATATCTTCTTTTCTAAATTTATATCATCATTAGCATGAACAGTTATTAATTGGTGGAGTCTGGTGGTGCTTTTACGGATTCATACGGGCATTTTTAGTAACTATTTTGCCTTTTCTCCTTGAGTACTTGTGGAAAGTTTTAGTCGATGATATTTAGGTGGTAGTAGTGGAGAGATGTCTATCTTGGTCAATATGGAGGTTTGATGGATGCATACTGTAATTAGTAATGATCTTTGACTCACCTAAAATCTCACTGGGTTTGTGGATCTTAACATTAGGCTAAAGAGGTCTACAAATTGTCATGCTGTAAATAAGACATTTGACCCGTGGTTTCATGGACATGGGCCATTTATCCTGTCAATCTTAACTGGCCATTCAGAAGTTGAATTGGTGAATGGAAAACCTTAAAGAGTCATGACGAGAGAAATTGTTTGGACTTGCTCCTGTCTGTTCCTGAGGATCTATCACACTGCAGGAAAATAGCAAGCAGCCATGGAAAGCAGGAAGCTCTCTGTTGGGCCAGTTGCTCTGCTACAACCACACAATGATTCTGGACAGGCGGTGGCACGTTTTGGGGCTTGGTCGTCATTCAAGCATCAGGAGGTCAGAGATTGAGAGGGCAGCAGTAATACACTACGACGGAAATATGAAGCCATGGTTGGATGTTGCACTTGCAAAGTACAGAAAATATTGGACCAGGTTTCTTGACTACAGTAACCCCTACTTCCAACAATGCAACATCCATGAGTAGTTAACGGCAGGTTAGCAGTCTTCTTTTCGGCTGATAGTTGATATTATTTGGTTCTTTTACAGTGTACATGAGCATCTTTTTTCCTACCTATGTTTTTCCTCGACACTACATTCCTTGATGTAAATCTGCCTTTGACATTTTCTTATTTTCCACACAGCCTGGTtggcattatttatttatttcttcattTTTTGCTATACCATGCGGAATAAACAGATGGTTGAAAGGTTATATATACTGGAAAATGATGCCATTTTTCTTAATACACTTGCTTGTGCAGTTGCCTACCATGAACTATAATTGTGTTTCAATTCTTGTACTTGTACTTGCACTGCTGCACCTTTAGTTTTGATTTCAAGTATGAATCATCACAACAATTGTTGAGATAACCTCATCAAGTTTCCTAAGTACTCGAGGTTGTAATCAGAGGTAAGTACGAGGCAAGGGATcgttttcttttcttatcttctTATATGCATCAATCGATCGTGTTAAGATCTACAAgggactaattatagattaccttatgtagttagttatctttagcatCTCGATTTCTATATTTTTAAGAATTacattgagatttttatatttatgaaagtgaaatatttaatctcgtttctttTCACGTTGTCAACTCTATTGAAGGAAATATCGTAGGTgcgaaaaataacactaaaataaggTTTAAAAGGTAATTTCATAGTActatttttattgatattttttatcgAGTGTTTCACTTTTTAACAAACTCTTCAAGGACTGAgagaaaagttagagcaattaaATAGTATTGTCTGACTTCATTTTTTGAAtaaaatctctccttttttttttctttggacgATGCGAATAACACTTTGAATAACACTTCGAATAACAACATGTGCGGTATTTTCATAGATAATTAATTacaaaaagtattatgtaattagcTCGATCtatagaaaattaaaaaagattAATTAATTCTCAGGAATGAATTAATCTATATGTTTAGTGTTCAAGGGTGCAATTCTCGCTTGCCTCTACGAATGTTCCTGTGAAATTTCTTTTACATGCGTTGTAGAATATGTTAGCATGTCTAACGTTTCCCAACCCATGTTCAAATGTTTCTTCTCTTGAGTGTTCAGTTCATGCAAACTCCTCCATCAGAAACAATCTGCTATATAAGCCGCTTTATTCTCCCCTTCCTCTTCCCACATGCTCTACAGCATTGCTGGTGACTACTCCTTTCGCTTCCATTCCGCTTGAcatgtcgctttgcttctcgtttTGACCATCTTTTGCTTCTCGTTTTGCCCCATGGTCTGCTGCCGCCGCCCTCCGGTCCGTCCGACTGGACTCGCGACCACTTAGCGTTACTAGCAAGAATTGCCCCATTCCCCGAAGCTCTCCAGCTTTCGGCACCACTAATACGAATCTACAGATGTAAGCAAATGCGATAAATGAGCTGCTGCCGCTGCTGATTCACACTTTGCTGCAGCACCCAGCCACTATTCTTGTAATCATCATGAATAGTAGCACCGAGGAAATGAACAAATCCTCATCGACGACCGTCCCACTACACGCAAGCCTCGGTCGTCAAGAGAATAAGGACAAGCAGAGATGGGAGTCCAGCTGCGGGTCGGCATTGTGGCCAACAATGCCAACCCTTTTGTCCTTTTCTTAGTACCGTAAACTCACAGATTCTTCTCACAGTTCAGGAAATCGCACCACCAAAAGGCGAGGAGAGGGAAAAATATGTGGAGGCCAAGCCATAGCAGGATCGGTTTCCTGTCCCATAATCTGACTAGGACAGCTGCGCCTCAACCGCCCCAGGTTGCGTGTACTTAGCCGGCGCCGCCGAATCCACCCTTTTGTGAGGCCACTCCTTTTCCGCTTCGTACCACTAACTTAACTCCCCACGCACGCATCCCCTCACACGTATACATTATTTTTTTGGGCATCTCTTCCACCCTAATAATCCTGTGGTTGGTAAAACAAACCCCCTCTCTCTTTAACACGCCCCCAATCGCTCACGCGCCTCCCTGCCGTTACAACGCCACCCCTCACGTGTCACTTCCTTTGTTAAACGGTAGCCATAGCGGGGCCCACCGGGAATCCCGGCCGTCACCACGGCGACGTGTCGACCGTTCGCAACCCACTTGCTACGTCACCGGACCTCGCGCCCCGGACCGCATCGTGGTCCATGCCAAGTTTCCGTTACCCACGACACCTACCTCCGTTGTTTCGGCAGCGGGAGGACGCCCCGGCCGCACGTGCGGAAAGCAATGCGAAAGGATACAAAGAATGCGCCGCGAGCTGCCACAGCGACGCGGCAAGCGCATGTGCGGGCGCCGGTCATCGGCGTACTACGAACACGGCGTCGCCAGCCGTCTGATCGTTCGTGCGGCACTGGAGAAATCACCGCCGTCGAATAAATCCGcctattaagaaaataataaattaataattacgAGGAGATATACATGTCGGGAGGAACAGAGACGCTCCGGTTGCGCTATAAATACCCGGCTCACCCACCTCCTTTCCCTTGGACCCCTCTTGTTGTTCGCCTCGATGATGGCGGTAGAGACGTTGCGGCTGAGGAAGGAGGGTTTGGGGCCGCCGGCGGCAGCCGCGGTGGCTGGAGGGGAAAAGGAGGCCCACTTCCGCGGTGTGAGGAAGCGGCCGTGGGGAAGGTTCGCGGCGGAGATCCGAGACCCGTGGAAGAAGACGAGGAAGTGGCTGGGGACCTTCGACACCGCTGAGGAGGCGGCGCTGGCCTACGACGCGGCGGCGCGTACGCTCCGTGGGTCCAAGGCCAAGACCAACTTCGGGTACTCCGCCGCTGACGTCGAGATCGTTCCCGCCGCCGTGCAGGAGCCGCAGATCGGCTGGCTGTCGTCGTCGCCGTGGCGATCGGGCTTCCGGGAACCTGCAACGGCGTTGAACGGGCGAGATCTGTTCCTGGGGCAGCCGGGTTTGGCGGTGGAGAGCGGATCCGAGTTCTCCGGGTACCGATTCGAAGCGGTGAAGATGGTGGTGAAGGGCGAGCAGGAGAGGAGGGGGACGGTGGCGGAGGGTAAGAAGAAGCCGCCCTTCTGCTTCGATCTCAACCTACCCCCTCCGTTCGTGTGACGGAGATCGATCGCCTCGGATCCATGTCCGGCGGTTTTTTTTGTCCTGTAGTATTTACCTGTCCTCGCCTTCTTCGGTTCCCTCTCTCTTGTGACATATCCCGACATCTATTATGCCCTTTCCTCGCTGCGACTGAAGCTTCCGATCAAACGCTGGTTTGCGATTCTGGATGTAAACAACAGAAGCCGACAGAAGATTACTCGGAGCGAGTTGAATCACCGTTCACTCGCCGGGCCGAGTCGTCCGGTTCGGTACCGAGTTGCCGAGACGTGATGTCACACCATGATGGACGGAATTGCCATCGGATATCTTTACCGTTGTTTTTCATTTACGAGGGTATGTTACAGAGCGGACTCCCGCATGAATGGGAGGGCTTTCCCGTCATTTTATCCTTTCAAGAGGCATTTCACGGAAGGGTATTTTTGACAATGCATAAGTTCCAGTAGTGTCTTCCACGCAACGACTCGAAACGGCGGCCCGTGTCCGGCGTCTAAAAGCTGAGCGAGGAGTTTGGAGGAGCGGCTGATCCATCTGTCGATCTAACGGGGCACGTGTCGGTCGCGAGAGTGATAGAGAGTGGTCTTCGCGTTGGCCCATATAGCCGCCCCGGCACTCGCGGGTCGCTTGCCGTTTGTCGCATCGGCATGCACGTGTGGTGGCGGCCGTTCCCACCGGCccatcctttcctttctttctcgtgCCGGTTTGTTGTCCGCATGTGTCGGCCATCGCCGATCTGTTGCGGGAGACGACGACAAAGTGGAAGAATCCGATTCGTTGTCACCGATGCGGACGAGCGAGATGGGTGTCACGTTTGTGGCGGCAGGCCGTAATCGGGGAATCTGTGACGGTGGGGCCACGATGTGCATTCACGTGTCATTGCGAGAGC is from Musa acuminata AAA Group cultivar baxijiao chromosome BXJ1-6, Cavendish_Baxijiao_AAA, whole genome shotgun sequence and encodes:
- the LOC103986660 gene encoding ethylene-responsive transcription factor 3, with the protein product MMAVETLRLRKEGLGPPAAAAVAGGEKEAHFRGVRKRPWGRFAAEIRDPWKKTRKWLGTFDTAEEAALAYDAAARTLRGSKAKTNFGYSAADVEIVPAAVQEPQIGWLSSSPWRSGFREPATALNGRDLFLGQPGLAVESGSEFSGYRFEAVKMVVKGEQERRGTVAEGKKKPPFCFDLNLPPPFV